The Sphingobacterium lactis sequence TTAAAATAATTTCTTTGATATTTTATGATATAATGATCAAGAGAATGAACAAGATTAAAAAGGTCGGCTAAATTTTTATCAGTAATTACTAGTAAACCGGGAAATAGTAAGCTCTTTTTTAATAGAATTTTTAATCCATCATGTTTATAAACAATGTTTTGTATTTCTGGTAATACTTCGGTGAGATGCAGATCAGTGTCTTTAGCAATTCTTTCAATTTCTCTAGCATTCTCATCATTTTTAAGCGAAAGGGAATCTAAGGTTTGTTTTATTGATGTAACGCTTAATTTGTAATTAATTAACAATAAACGCTCCTGCTTATCAAAAGAAAGTTCTGTAGTTGCTTCCAAAAGGTCCTCAATATCATAGCGATCGAGATGATTATAAACTAAGGTGTTAAAAGTGTGGATTGCATTGAAGGAATTACTGCCAAAAAAATTTTTTCTAATTCCTTTTTTCAAATGTTTTATATGATTACAATACCCTTTGTGGATTTTTTTGTTGATTTCAATTATAGTGGATCTTCTATTTGAATTAAATCTATTTTGTTTTTCATTTTCTGATTTCTTTTGGTAGTAAAGTGTTAGAGAAACAGTCATCCAAGCGACTAAAGCTGAAAGAATGGCTCCTACAATTATTGCTGCCCAATCGGTTCCATTTTCGCCATAAAAATCCTGAATGAAGAATAAATCAAAAATCCCCAGTAGTTTCATAAATAAATAGTTTGGTGGCCTCCAATATACCAAAAAAGCCGAGAAATGAACCTCGGCTTTTATTAATTAGTAGTGCAGTGTAATTTTATCAGCTTGTATAGATGCCAGTAGCACACTATCATCCATATCTCGAACCTGGAGGACTTCTCCTTGTTTCAGAAGTCCGGTGTTCCTACCATAAACATATAGGTTCTTTAGGAAATTACTGGGGTCCTTATTTATTTTCAATATGTCCAAATAGGTATAGAAGACACCTGAATCTCCCGTTTCCAACATTTTCTGATGCTTCAACTTATCAATGAGAATAAACTTGTTGGTAATTGATCCAACAGTTTGAATAGGTTTGGCTTTCCTCTTTATTTTCTTCAATAATCCCATAATCAAATATATCAATTTTATAACTCAATCACCATTGACCAACCCAGGTACCCACCAAATACATTATATTCCGGAATAATGTTCACCGTGGAAATATCACCTTCAGGAAATAGGCGACAATACCCGGTGTCATGATCACCTTCTCCAAACAGATATTGCTTCAATTCCATAATAGCTGCCTGCGTATCAGCATACTGAGCAAGTTCCTTATCATCAGAAGTTCCTTCCACTTGCCGGGTTACCATATAGAACAGAATTTCATGCAGATCCTTATACGAATCTTCCTGACCAGAAAATGAGTAATTCGGATATACAGCGACCAATTGAATGCCGGATTTATCCTTTAATTTTTTCATCACCTGTTCCTCTGTGCTGCATAGAACATAGCCTTTAATCCCGATGGATTCTACGATATCTTTGCAAATTTTGTTGAATTCTAGTACTGTTATCATGGTGTTTTTGGTTGATCTTGATGTTTTTTTAATAAAAAGAGCAGCACATCGTATAGCAATGTTTGTCCAGTGGATGTTGCATCGCCAAAGACGCCTGATTCCGCAATATCCATCAGCACTCCAGTCCATCCTAAATTTACCCTCTGCGTATTGTTTGATGAAGTTGCTGTCTGCGGGAAGAGTATGGAAAGATTGACGTCGATGCCGTAGATATCAAGATCTTCTTCCTGGAGACATTTTATACAGAATGAAAACCAGATCGCGATCACTTGTTTCTTCCAGGTCGGGACCTTGGTGAAAATCTCCGGTTCAATAATATAATTGTGCAAACTTCTTCGCTCCCCACGCTCGTTTTTCGGCCGATAGATGGTTGCAATAAAATAATTGAGCAACAGTTCAGCTTCTTCTTCCTGATCTTTGGCCTCATAATATTGATCCAACAACGTAATGGAATTTTTGAACTCCATTAATGTCATATCGGAAATTAATTGATCAGGCCCATAATAATTTTCCAACAGCACAGGAAAGTTATTGGTAATGGTATTGTACTGCAGTTCCAGATTTTCATCTTCATTTTCCACGAATATCCAATTGCACAATTCCTGGGACAGTTGATAGATCCGCTCATTGACTGCATTGTTTAGGCCCAGTCGATTCCTCAGGAAATACATAAAGCCAAATTTTAACCCTGTCAATTTCGAAAATATCTTGATTCTGAAATCGGCCAGAGAACGGGATCCTGCCATTACTTCAAAGGCGAGCTCCAAGATAAATTCAACCTGAGCCGGAGAACATTCGTCCCAATCGCTCGGAATCTCTACGATTTGTTGTTTTGATGGAATCTCAATACTGTGCATGGCTTAAGTACTTGCAAATTTATCCCCTGGATCATTTTTCGGCAGCATTTTGTACTCCAGGAATTCCGGAGTTTGTTCAAATCGTTTCCGCTTGATTTCATCAATGCAGGCAAATGCATCCATTTCAATCCGTTTGCTGAAATAAGAGAGTTCCTCTTTATCTGCTGGCCTGCTTGCATTGGCCGTGTGACGCTCAGAGATCATCGTTTTCACAATTCCTGCAGGTAATACCTGCGTGTTCAATCTCCGGACAGCCAAGGCAATGGTCGCCAGCACCTGCGCGCGTTGGGTAATCTCCAACAATTCCATTTGGTATTGATTGAGGTTGCCTTTCTGAAATGCTTCCAACAATGGTTTATAGTCGTTGGCAAGTGCCTTCCGTAAATCCGTTGTTTGAACCTCCTGGAGCAAGGGAAGTGCTAAATAATAGAATCGTGCGGAATTGTCAATGGGATAATACTCGCCGAATGTTGCTGTATTGTTGATGAATAATTTTTTTGATGCTATTTTCTGGGTTGACTTTTCCCATGCGTCATTTCCAGACTTATCAAGGAATCCAATCAATCGGTCCACGGCACGCTGGGCACTGGATAGGTGTGCTGCATCATCCCGATCCAACATCCATTCCCATGGCAGCTTTTCGTTCTGATCATCGATCTTGATCTTTCTGGTGGATTGATCATGTGAAACTAGGTTCAGTTGGTAGAACCGAAATGTTGCCATCAAAGCTACCGGCAATTGGACCATTTTCAATAATTTCAGTTCACTGGCGCTGGCTGTGGGTTTTTCTGCAATATCGAGAGCTTGCTCCATAAGCCCATCTCCAACCACTTTGGCCAGTTCTTCCGTTTCAATTTCAATATGCTGGATGATTCTGTCAAAATCATTTGATGCATACCAGGATGTTGTCAACTTCCTTAAAGTCTCGCTGTCTTTAATGATCATAATTAAACTTGATTTTTAATCCGATTTTTCGGAGAAACTTCATCTTCCTTCATAATGACCTTTCGGTAAAAACCAATCTTTATATCGGTACCTGGCCAATTGACTTGAATAGCCTGATTTAAGGCTTCGAAAATAATACGCTCCGGAATATTCACATCAGTTAGCACATGGAATTTGGCTGCATACAGTTGCTGAGAACCACCGGAGAATGAATTGTTGGTAATAAGGTTGGCCAATGCCGGATTCAATCCCATTCCGGAGGTTGCCGCTGAATCAGCTTTTTCGGAAACCTTGATCTGGGATTCAATAAATTCTTTGATGGATTGCTCTATGGGTTCTATTTTCCATGCGCATAGGTTGCCATCCAAGTCATGGAAATCCACTGTTTCAATAAATTTCCCCGCATTCTCCTTGCCGGCCAAAGCATTGGCAATGGAACGGAACAATTCCTCTTTGACATCTTTTAACCGAGAGTCTATCTGCGCGTCGGTTTCATCCGGAAATCGTTCAGCTAATTTCTGTCGCTTATCATCCCAATAGCCTTGCGGAGAATGGATGTGGAATGCAGCTGAAATACCATTTACGGTTAAATAATTGATAATGTCCGGAATATCCGAGGCTGTGCTCAGCCATTTCAACGTTCCATAATAGGAGGGGATGGAGTAGAAGTTCCTGGAGAAGCTGTACAGATTATGGTAACTCATGGAAACGCCATAAGTAAATGGCTGATTCTTATCGAATACAGGGAATGTGGCAATTCCTGAGTGAAGGCAATTGTTTTCAAAATCCCCAACGAAAATATGTTTTACATTTTCCAGACGCTTTTCCGGATGTTCCGGCCACTCCAATCTTGCCCAGGTATTGAGGACAGGCTCCAGTTTTACAATCTTTGGCTTTCCGCCGATCCGGGGTCCCTTGTTCCGGTACCATCGGGTATAATATCCCTTCAGATGGATGAACTCCGTTGTCATGATTTCAATGTAACGATCGGAATCCCACGATTTCAACCAGGCTTCAATTTCAGCATTCCGGACGGGAACCCGGATCTTATTGTTATCATCGTCGATTTCTTCACGATATAGGAATGGGCCATCCCCATATTGAAGACCTATTTTACGTTCCAGGATGCCAGGGCCGATATTTGAATTGTCCATAACCCGACGAATAACTACCGGTAGATCATTGTTGTGTCCATAGCTCACGATCTTTTTACCCATCACGATGCTTGGATCAAGCTCCCAGGAATTGTTTGCGGAAAATAGTTGAGAAAAATGGGCATCATCGCGTCCATGTGACATGGAAACGGTATAGACGGATCCGTCCGGTAAATGGATCGCATTCGTTTTATCGGTTATCTGTTCGTTCTTCATTCAGCTACAAATTTTAAGGATTGACCGTTCAGGGATAACAGGCAGCAATGCCAGAACCTTCTGGGTTCACCGGTATTGGTATTGATATATTCTTCCTGAAGCTCTGCAAATTGGTTATACTGGATTTGTCCACGATTCCTCAATCGGGCATTATGTACTTCCACAATACCATCTGAAGTACCCCGGGATAGAGAGTACGACATAAAAGTAAAGCTGAAGGTTTTTCCCAATTTAGAAAGTCGCCTCATTTCAGTAATTGCCTCGAATATGGTCATGAGTAATGTTTGTAAGACCAAAAATCAATTAAATGGTATGGATCATAAAGGACAATTATCCAACAACCGATGATTCTGAAATATGCTGAGAAGTCCGGTGCTTCACCAGATTCCTCCATTCTCTCCGCATCATCAAATATTTAAAGCTATCGGATGGATTCGTCGATTCCATGGGAAGGCGGTGGATTGGGAATTTCTCCGACGTTTTATCCTTTGTCGTCACAGATGCCCCTCGTTTGTTGGGAACAATCTTAGTTCTCGCACCCTCCAGGGAAGCCTTTAATTGCTTGCATTCGAAGAAGTCAATATCAATCTTGGGGAGTTTCGGATTCGAGCCTGAGAATAATTCCTGCATAAAGATATACTCCTCTGCTTGACCAATATTTCCCTGGTTCCTGGACATGAGGTTAACTTTCCAACCAGTTTTCGTTCTTCCATCTTCCTGAAATTCTATGGCATTCTTGAACGCTTGGGCCAAATCTACCTTTGCATCTTTATAATTGTTGGCGGCACGATCATAATACGCATTGATGACCTTCTCTTCCTGACGATTGAAATATTCACGAAAATTCGCCGCCAATTTAGGAATCCAATCAGGGGAGAGGGTATACATAAATTTGAGGATCTTATATTCATTGTTGGGTTTGGGTTGGCCAATGGTCATGGAAATCATATTTCCGAAATCCAAACCTACTTCAATGATTTTTTTCCGATTCAAGTTCGTCAAGATCCTACAGTCTTCCTGATCATCAATACCAAAATGTTCAGCCCATCTGGCATCTTTACCATCCCGGTAAAAATGCTTTTCGCCGATATTCGCATAAAACC is a genomic window containing:
- a CDS encoding DUF6712 family protein produces the protein MIIKDSETLRKLTTSWYASNDFDRIIQHIEIETEELAKVVGDGLMEQALDIAEKPTASASELKLLKMVQLPVALMATFRFYQLNLVSHDQSTRKIKIDDQNEKLPWEWMLDRDDAAHLSSAQRAVDRLIGFLDKSGNDAWEKSTQKIASKKLFINNTATFGEYYPIDNSARFYYLALPLLQEVQTTDLRKALANDYKPLLEAFQKGNLNQYQMELLEITQRAQVLATIALAVRRLNTQVLPAGIVKTMISERHTANASRPADKEELSYFSKRIEMDAFACIDEIKRKRFEQTPEFLEYKMLPKNDPGDKFAST